CGTCGGCCGCCCATCGCGACCATCCAGCGGCATGTCCAGTTCGCTATAGCCTTGCTGTTCGATATGCAATCCGAATGACAGACATGGCCCCGGTGCAATTTCCGGAAAATCATAGTCGCCTACGTCATCGTCATTTTGAAAACTGAGCAAGATGCGATAGACGCCATCCTCTTTACGAAAAATTTCGTCATAGTCGAGAAGTTCGCCGGACCACTCCGAGATGAACATCGCTTCTAGCGTGATCCCGCTACTGCAGGCCATCAAACCGTTGCCGACCTCGGTTCCCATTCCTTCATCAATCTGCACAAATGATTCCTGCGAGTTGTCAAAGCGAACAGCGCCGCGCCCTACAATGCCAGGAACTCGTTGAGCGTGTTCGCCCAACGTCATCGGCGTCGAAATCGAGGGAGCATCCACACTATCCGCTCCCTCTCGATCGTCAAAGTGCCAATAGTAAGATGGCAAGCGAACGCGTGATTGGACATCGACCTGCCCATTCATGGCCTGTACGCGGATGTGTCGATCATCCAGCATCGCCACTTGAAATTCGGTGCCCATATCGACAACTCGCAGATTGGAAGTCGTCACTGAGAACCTTGATTGCGGGCTCTCGAGCTTCGCATGGACCGAGCCATTGTAGAGGACGCCCCCTTGTGGCGAATTAACTCCAAACAAAGCTGGTCCCGTGACCCGCACATTGGCGCCGCCCGACGATGCGAACTCGGTCTCTCCTTGAATAATTGACAGGGTCATCGGACCTGAATCGTTCTCCCCTAGCTTTCCCACGGTTCCGATCGGCGGCTGACGGTTGTCATAATGGGACAATGAAGCATCCGCCAATTGCACATCAGGCAAGTGGTCGAGGGAGTCTTGTTGCGGCGCATTGCTCGGCGACATCCAAAGTACGAAAGCTACCGAAGCAGCGATCGCCACAGAGACCGCCGCGGCCCATCGCTTCCATCCGGTAGGCGGCGGCTCGTTCAGCGTGGAAAATGACACATCGGATGGGGCGGATGCCGTCAGCTGCTGCATCGCCGTCGGCGTCATTCCTAGTTGCCCATGCACCAGCGAATAGCGGAGATAAAGGGCTTGGGCGACCGGGTCATTCGTGAGCAACTCCGCAAGACGTGACACGTCGTCTGGCGTCGCCGTCCCGTCCAATTGACGATCGGCTAGTGCTAAGATTTGCTCGTTACGATTCACGAATGTTCTCTAGGTTAACTTCGAACGTGATTAGATGGTTTGATCTGTGAGCTTCGACTCAACGCAATCCAGCAGGGAGCGGCGCATCACTTTCAGCGATTTGTAGACCGCATGCACGGATCGGTTCCAAGCATTGGCAATCGCCGCGGCCGATTGATTTTCGCCGTAAAACAATTGAATTAATTCTCGCTGGCGATCGCTAAGCAAGGTCACGCACTCGTCCAGCGCCTCTTGTCGCGGCTCCAGTTCGCTGGCTAGGCCAATCGCTGTGGTCGAGATTTCCGCCAGCAACGTCTCGCTAAAAATATGACGATCTCGGTCACGCGTGCGCCAATACTTCAGAACCTGATGCCGTGCGATTCCCAGCGCCCAAGGGGCAAATTCTTCGTCTCGTCGGAAGGTTGCGAAGCTGCGCCACAATTCCAGACTCGTTTCCTGAAACACGTCGTTCGCAACCGAATGGTCATGAATCAGCGCACGAATATAGGCCAGCACACGCAATTGATCCCGCGTGAATAGCCGGAGGAACTCTTCGTAATCTGAGGACGTGCGGGTCCGGTCTTCGTTCATACTGCTGGATTTGTCGCCAAAAAACAAAGTCATTTAGGCAATCGTGCATGACGCCATTCTAATCTGTCGCTCCCAAGCAGCGACGCCAAGCGGCTAACTGGCTATTAGGAAGTGGCGCGGTCGAGCCCTCATTAGTACCAAAAAGGTTGTCTCTAGGCCTGATTTTCTGGTACTAATTCTCGGTGCGGTGGGTCAATTCTTAGTAACGCCGCTACCTTCCTCTATCATTCCTACCGAAAATCAAGGAATTCGCCATCGTGAAACTTGCCCGGCGAAATTCGGTTCCTACCGCCCCGTTGGTCGTCGCGTTGGCCTTGATCACGTCCGCCAGTGCGACGCAGGCGAGCGACTTCTTTCCACAGCAAGTTGCTCCCATCTTGCAGCAGAGATGCCTTAGTTGTCATAGCGGCGATCAGCCGAAAGGCGACTTCTCGCTGCAATCGGCCGACAAAGCGTTGGCCGATGGTTATATCGAACCAGGAGACGCGGCGGCCAGTCATCTGGT
The nucleotide sequence above comes from Blastopirellula sp. J2-11. Encoded proteins:
- a CDS encoding LamG domain-containing protein; the protein is MNRNEQILALADRQLDGTATPDDVSRLAELLTNDPVAQALYLRYSLVHGQLGMTPTAMQQLTASAPSDVSFSTLNEPPPTGWKRWAAAVSVAIAASVAFVLWMSPSNAPQQDSLDHLPDVQLADASLSHYDNRQPPIGTVGKLGENDSGPMTLSIIQGETEFASSGGANVRVTGPALFGVNSPQGGVLYNGSVHAKLESPQSRFSVTTSNLRVVDMGTEFQVAMLDDRHIRVQAMNGQVDVQSRVRLPSYYWHFDDREGADSVDAPSISTPMTLGEHAQRVPGIVGRGAVRFDNSQESFVQIDEGMGTEVGNGLMACSSGITLEAMFISEWSGELLDYDEIFRKEDGVYRILLSFQNDDDVGDYDFPEIAPGPCLSFGLHIEQQGYSELDMPLDGRDGRPTVEQLTDGKPHHVVATYDSFSGRKALYIDGKLCFQHQFPVGGLILSGGSAPAVIGNMWRMREPFAGVLDEVALYDFPLTAEEIALHFENAAAGICYFGDDSHGLAAERWKSITLVTAGTQRVFDKLTGLPVDVMIP
- a CDS encoding sigma-70 family RNA polymerase sigma factor, translated to MTLFFGDKSSSMNEDRTRTSSDYEEFLRLFTRDQLRVLAYIRALIHDHSVANDVFQETSLELWRSFATFRRDEEFAPWALGIARHQVLKYWRTRDRDRHIFSETLLAEISTTAIGLASELEPRQEALDECVTLLSDRQRELIQLFYGENQSAAAIANAWNRSVHAVYKSLKVMRRSLLDCVESKLTDQTI